One window of the Lathamus discolor isolate bLatDis1 chromosome W, bLatDis1.hap1, whole genome shotgun sequence genome contains the following:
- the LOC136004266 gene encoding G-protein coupled receptor 35-like produces MNVSGNCSITSIELYHHVCLFELALYNVIFFFGALFNALTLWVFFCKIKKWTETRVYVINLVSADCFVICTLPFMAYLLWNKSAWDELCQFTETTYFINMLVSTSVITFISTDRYVAIKHPLKARAFRSPSKAALLCGLLWVSVIIGAIAQIWQSQSTLCFQKDITVPAALSLLSMFFVFILPLAILTFCSTEAIRSLKRCLNTNSPEEKSIQKTVRIIYANLIAFLVCFLPAFFGLLARFVTDSIGATCFMLHVMKNISSVTRCVATSNCCLDSVCYYFVTKEFHEALLPPKTSSEKTDQIHTLQTHTC; encoded by the coding sequence ATGAATGTGTCCGGCAACTGCAGTATCACAAGTATAGAACTTTATCACCATGTCTGTCTCTTTGAACTTGCTCTGTATAAcgtcattttcttttttggagcTCTGTTTAATGCCCTTACCCTCTGGGTGTTCTTCTGCAAGATAAAAAAGTGGACAGAAACAAGGGTGTATGTAATCAACTTAGTCTCTGCAGACTGCTTTGTCATCTGCACCTTGCCTTTCATGGCTTATTTGCTCTGGAATAAGTCAGCCTGGGATGAACTTTGCCAGTTTACAGAGACAACGTATTTCATCAACATGTTAGTGAGTACCTCCGTAATTACATTTATCTCCACTGACCGATACGTTGCCATAAAACACCCCTTGAAAGCCAGGGCCTTCAGGTCTCCATCAAAGGCAGCCCTTCTCTGTGGGCTTCTGTGGGTTTCTGTGATAATCGGTGCCATTGCACAGATTTGGCAGAGCCAATCCACCCTCTGCTTCCAGAAGGATATCACCgtgcctgctgctctgagccTGCTTTCCATGTTCTTCgtttttattcttccattaGCAATCTTGACTTTTTGCTCCACAGAAGCAATCAGGAGCCTTAAGAGATGCCTGAACACCAATTCACCAGAGGAGAAATCAATCCAGAAAACTGTTCGCATTATTTATGCAAATCTGATTGCATTTCTAGTATGTTTTCTGCCAGCCTTCTTTGGGTTACTTGCCAGGTTCGTAACAGATAGCATTGGAGCTACCTGTTTCATGCTCCACGTTATGAAGAACATCTCCTCCGTGACAAGGTGTGTTGCCACATCCAACTGCTGCCTGGATAGTGTCTGCTACTACTTTGTGACCAAGGAGTTTCATGAAGCCCTTCTACCACCCAAAACCAGCAGTGAAAAAACAGATCAAATCCACACCTTGCAGACACACACTTGTTAA